One window of Dermacentor andersoni chromosome 7, qqDerAnde1_hic_scaffold, whole genome shotgun sequence genomic DNA carries:
- the LOC126533470 gene encoding uncharacterized protein: MLRAPLFLVVLSVALIAAGGMPSPFSYITSGFRSLAEYKLATTAKLASYLTGDRAVKATVDLKVADDPDAGAAQAVAEGAANDVPVPELQQAPPAKPQELSVAPASDEEAHDFKKHFAAGYAALDFANQLEKRRLATAASTKTQNFDAPVLPLPLEHYKDYVTGGETGGSLMRVAVVAQDVPKPFYSSQPSHDSSQAWNQQGAPPALPEQPVGQQQQLQQPPTQGSSAGPAPAFSGDHQSHIFPYSGWQSAQPYGFGVFQPSSYDVPATASDGLPEPSTGDASPTPPPAVEHHGEDVVIPGSQFPQLSEGTPDAESAPDAAEATPSTHSLESNVQEEQQGPRYRRDVDAEGADTTSFPVPGTNLTIYGQDIETYFGYVKAHDTTQCLAKIFCTMAAHPNVFGTNGTDMTDFFRSYRPLPSHTAVTFYKAASAAGAANADCDALFSKCAMSVEEMRAAFNHDVPQ; this comes from the exons ATGCTGCGAGCTCCACTGTTCCTGGTGGTGCTGTCCGTGGCCCTGATAGCCGCCGGCGGCATGCCTTCCCCCTTCAGCTACATCACGTCGGGCTTCCGAAGCCTGGCCGAATACAAGCTGGCCACCACAGCCAAGCTCGCGTCGTACCTCACGGGAGACCGAGCCGTCAAGGCCACCGTTGACCTGAAG GTTGCCGACGATCCAGACGCAGGTGCAGCGCAAGCCGTGGCCGAGGGAGCAGCCAACGACGTGCCCGTGCCAGAGCTGCAGCAAGCGCCGCCAGCCAAGCCGCAGGAACTGTCCGTCGCGCCCGCGTCGGACGAAGAAGCGCACGACTTCAAGAAGCACTTCGCCGCCGGCTACGCGGCCCTGGACTTCGCCAACCAGCTCGAGAAGAGGCGCCTAGCCACTGCCGCCTCGACAAAAACGCAAAACTTCGACGCCCCGGTTCTGCCCCTGCCTCTGGAGCACTACAAGGACTACGTCACGGGTGGCGAGACCGGCGGATCGCTGATGCGAGTCGCCGTCGTAGCCCAGGACGTCCCCAAGCCTTTCTACTCGTCACAGCCCAGCCACGACTCCTCCCAGGCGTGGAACCAGCAGGGTGCGCCGCCCGCCCTTCCAGAACAGCCGGTGGGtcaacagcagcagctgcaacagCCGCCGACCCAGGGATCCAGCGCTGGACCGGCACCCGCGTTCTCCGGGGACCACCAAAGCCACATCTTCCCCTACAGCGGATGGCAGTCGGCGCAGCCCTACGGCTTCGGCGTGTTCCAGCCGTCTTCGTACGACGTTCCCGCCACCGCTTCCGACGGGCTTCCCGAGCCCTCGACTGGCGACGCCTCCCCGACACCACCGCCGGCGGTCGAACACCACGGCGAGGACGTCGTCATTCCCGGTAGCCAGTTCCCGCAGCTGTCCGAGGGCACGCCCGACGCCGAGTCCGCTCCGGACGCCGCCGAGGCTACGCCGTCCACTCATTCGCTGGAGAGCAATGTCCAGGAGGAACAGCAGGGCCCCAGGTACCGTCGTGACGTCGACGCGGAGGGAGCCGACACGACGAGCTTTCCGGTACCCGGAACGAACCTCACCATCTACGGCCAGGACATCGAGACCTACTTCGGCTACGTCAAGGCCCACGACACTACGCAGTGCTTGGCCAAGATCTTCTGCACGATGGCCGCGCATCCGAACGTGTTCGGCACAAACGGCACCGACATGACCGATTTCTTCAG GTCCTACAGGCCGCTGCCCAGCCACACGGCGGTCACCTTCTACAAGGCAGCGTCCGCTGCGGGAGCCGCGAACGCCGACTGCGACGCCCTCTTCAGCAAGTGCGCCATGAGCGTGGAGGAGATGAGGGCAGCCTTCAACCACGACGTGCCTCAATAA